A stretch of Sphingomonas sp. JUb134 DNA encodes these proteins:
- a CDS encoding 4-(cytidine 5'-diphospho)-2-C-methyl-D-erythritol kinase, with protein sequence MIHEVARAKLNLALHVRHRRPDGYHALETLFAFVEDGDRLTVADAEADSFVITGPFAGTLQAEGDNLVTRARDRFRLAFGDDRPCAILLDKRLPVASGIGGGSADAAATLRALATRAGVRHDDPDLLACADALGSDVPACLLSRTAIGRGRGEDLVPVDGLTGIPALLVNPGVGVSTAAVFGSWDGVDRGPIGSGDLLEVACSGRNDLEPPARSLAPAIDAVLALLEHQPRTRLVRMSGSGATCFALFEDAPACAAAAEAIRSAEPDWWCLETALI encoded by the coding sequence ATGATCCACGAAGTGGCTCGCGCGAAGCTCAACCTCGCGCTTCATGTTCGGCACCGCCGTCCCGATGGCTATCACGCTCTGGAGACCCTGTTCGCGTTCGTTGAGGACGGCGACCGGCTGACGGTCGCCGACGCCGAGGCGGACAGCTTCGTCATCACCGGCCCGTTCGCAGGCACGCTTCAGGCGGAGGGCGACAATCTCGTTACGCGCGCCCGCGATCGTTTCCGCTTGGCCTTCGGTGATGATCGCCCATGTGCAATCCTGCTCGACAAGCGGCTTCCGGTCGCGTCCGGCATCGGCGGCGGATCGGCCGATGCGGCAGCGACGCTTCGGGCGCTCGCGACTCGCGCGGGGGTACGGCACGATGATCCGGACCTGCTTGCCTGTGCGGACGCGCTCGGATCGGACGTACCGGCGTGCCTGCTCAGCCGAACGGCGATCGGCCGGGGGCGCGGTGAGGATCTGGTGCCGGTGGACGGTCTCACCGGCATTCCTGCGTTGCTGGTGAACCCCGGCGTGGGTGTCTCCACGGCAGCGGTGTTCGGCAGCTGGGACGGTGTGGACCGCGGGCCGATCGGCAGCGGGGACCTGCTGGAGGTCGCCTGTTCCGGCCGCAATGACCTGGAGCCTCCGGCACGGTCGCTGGCACCTGCCATCGACGCCGTGCTCGCCCTCCTGGAGCACCAGCCCCGCACCCGTTTGGTGCGGATGTCGGGTTCGGGCGCGACCTGCTTCGCCTTGTTCGAGGACGCACCCGCCTGCGCTGCGGCAGCCGAGGCGATCCGGAGCGCCGAACCCGATTGGTGGTGTCTCGAAACGGCACTGATCTAG